A stretch of Pseudobdellovibrionaceae bacterium DNA encodes these proteins:
- the metK gene encoding methionine adenosyltransferase, translating into MSNFLFTSESVSEGHPDKMADQISDAVLDAILAQDPTGRVACETMLTTGLVVVGGEVTTKAHINVAQIVRETVKKIGYDHSDKGFDYNTCAVMVALGAQSPDIAMGVKQTLSEEQGAGDQGIMFGYAVNETEELMPASIALSHKLVRDLASLRKANKVNWLRPDAKSQVTIEYVDGKAKRIDAVVLSTQHAEDVSQGQIKEFIMEELVKKSLPTNWLDAKTKYFINPTGRFVTGGPMGDAGLTGRKIIVDTYGGHGAHGGGAFSGKDPSKVDRSAAYAARHVAKNVVAAGLAEKCMVQLAYAIGVADPVSIYVNDFGTSKVGSEKLEKAVRATWNLKPGAILRDYDLLKPIYSPTAAYGHFGRPEFAWEKLNKVDQLKDAAKTLA; encoded by the coding sequence ATGTCGAATTTTCTGTTCACCAGTGAGTCCGTTTCCGAGGGCCATCCGGATAAAATGGCCGATCAAATCAGCGATGCGGTTCTGGACGCGATTCTCGCGCAAGATCCGACGGGTCGCGTGGCTTGTGAAACGATGTTGACCACGGGACTTGTCGTCGTTGGCGGCGAAGTGACCACCAAAGCCCACATCAATGTCGCGCAGATCGTCCGCGAGACCGTCAAAAAAATCGGCTACGATCATTCGGACAAAGGTTTCGACTACAACACATGTGCGGTCATGGTCGCGCTCGGCGCGCAAAGCCCCGACATCGCCATGGGCGTGAAGCAGACCCTTTCGGAAGAGCAGGGCGCGGGCGACCAAGGGATCATGTTCGGTTACGCCGTGAACGAAACTGAAGAGCTGATGCCGGCTTCGATCGCGCTTTCGCACAAACTGGTGCGCGACCTCGCGAGCCTGCGCAAAGCGAACAAGGTGAATTGGCTGCGCCCCGACGCGAAGTCTCAAGTCACGATCGAGTACGTGGATGGCAAAGCGAAGCGGATCGACGCGGTCGTTCTGTCGACCCAGCATGCGGAAGACGTATCGCAAGGCCAGATCAAAGAATTCATCATGGAAGAGCTGGTCAAAAAATCGCTCCCCACGAACTGGTTGGACGCGAAAACCAAGTACTTCATCAACCCGACGGGTCGTTTCGTGACCGGTGGGCCGATGGGTGACGCCGGTTTGACCGGCCGTAAGATCATCGTCGACACCTACGGTGGGCACGGCGCTCACGGTGGCGGCGCGTTCTCGGGCAAAGATCCTTCGAAGGTGGACCGTTCGGCAGCCTATGCCGCTCGTCACGTCGCGAAGAACGTCGTGGCCGCGGGCCTGGCGGAAAAGTGTATGGTTCAGCTGGCGTACGCGATTGGCGTCGCGGATCCCGTTTCAATCTACGTCAACGATTTCGGCACTTCGAAAGTCGGTAGCGAAAAACTGGAAAAAGCCGTTCGCGCGACTTGGAATTTGAAGCCCGGCGCGATTTTGCGCGACTACGATCTGCTGAAGCCGATCTACTCGCCGACCGCGGCTTACGGTCACTTCGGTCGTCCCGAGTTCGCTTGGGAGAAGCTGAATAAAGTCGATCAACTCAAAGACGCGGCAAAGACCCTGGCGTAA
- the raiA gene encoding ribosome-associated translation inhibitor RaiA: MKFNFTYRHVDVSTSLNAYSQEQFERVGRLLLKDSRWNVAFSMGRYDYNVEVNVSGPWGHFKATATAADFYVAVDQAAQKLEKQFQRRKDQLQTHKSPMRSRAGQLENVNDMLEYDPTSFRKSA; encoded by the coding sequence ATGAAGTTCAACTTCACCTATCGCCATGTCGACGTATCCACTTCGCTCAACGCGTACTCGCAAGAGCAATTTGAACGTGTGGGTCGCCTGCTGCTGAAAGACAGCCGGTGGAATGTCGCCTTTTCGATGGGCCGTTACGATTACAACGTCGAGGTCAATGTTTCGGGACCCTGGGGTCACTTCAAGGCCACCGCGACCGCGGCCGACTTTTACGTCGCCGTCGATCAAGCCGCGCAGAAGCTCGAAAAGCAGTTTCAGCGCCGCAAAGATCAACTGCAAACCCACAAGAGCCCGATGCGCTCACGTGCCGGACAGCTGGAGAACGTCAACGATATGCTCGAATACGATCCGACGTCCTTCCGGAAGAGCGCCTAA
- a CDS encoding ABC transporter permease produces MRPAAPRACFALLILTLILLNFPLVNMAVGAFRGPDGWDFAAFVGVLENPYWMDALVRSVWLGLASAVGSTLLGLLAALALANRRPGVLGAMMAAAMVMPEIVFALTLLLWFSALGLRLGLNTLILAHITFSVSFAFWILRSRLERLDPALFEAAADLGAGGWQTFRRVTLPLLLPSLGASCMLCFLLSFDDFLISFFVNGVGSDTLPIKLYSSMKTGMTNETNALAFLMSLISGLLVLWLSRTRILRGLLGSEQPTVKDDLVAIKIEV; encoded by the coding sequence ATGAGACCCGCCGCTCCGCGCGCCTGTTTCGCGCTGCTGATTCTGACTTTGATTCTTTTGAATTTTCCGCTCGTGAATATGGCCGTGGGCGCCTTTCGCGGGCCTGACGGTTGGGACTTCGCGGCCTTCGTCGGCGTGCTCGAGAATCCTTACTGGATGGACGCTTTGGTGCGCAGCGTGTGGCTGGGGTTGGCGAGTGCGGTCGGGAGCACGCTGCTGGGTCTGCTGGCGGCGCTCGCGCTCGCGAACCGTCGTCCTGGCGTCTTGGGCGCGATGATGGCGGCCGCCATGGTCATGCCCGAGATCGTTTTTGCGCTCACGCTGCTGTTGTGGTTCTCGGCGCTGGGATTGCGGCTGGGGCTGAACACGCTGATCCTCGCGCACATCACGTTCTCGGTCAGTTTCGCGTTCTGGATCTTGCGCAGCCGACTGGAACGTTTGGATCCGGCGCTGTTCGAGGCCGCGGCGGATCTGGGCGCGGGCGGCTGGCAGACCTTCCGTCGTGTGACTTTGCCGCTTCTTTTGCCCAGTTTGGGCGCCTCGTGCATGCTTTGCTTTTTGCTGTCGTTCGACGACTTTCTGATTTCGTTTTTCGTGAACGGGGTCGGCTCGGATACGTTGCCGATTAAACTTTATTCGTCGATGAAAACCGGCATGACGAACGAGACCAACGCGTTGGCATTTCTAATGAGTCTGATTTCGGGACTCTTGGTGTTGTGGCTGTCGCGGACGCGTATTTTGCGCGGGCTTTTAGGCTCAGAACAGCCGACGGTAAAGGACGATCTTGTAGCGATCAAGATTGAGGTTTGA
- a CDS encoding ABC transporter permease yields MKSSPKTGWLPLAWFGVFMVAPMGILVAMSFATRGLYGRVEWTLTHENYLRLFDGLYLLIFAKSLGLAAATTLLCLVLSIPLAWAIATRPASQRLTWLILLALPFMVNLISRIYAIRGVLGYDGPLAFLGTWIAAVGAEWGLVLYGMVSSYLMFMFFPVYVAFEKFDYLQIEAAQDLGASSWTQLRRVIWPQLRKPVAAGSVMVFVPALGEFVIPDLLGGARSMMAGGLVTEQFLKSRDWPFGAALAVVLVAIMIFFVGAFRRWGERES; encoded by the coding sequence ATGAAAAGTTCCCCCAAGACGGGCTGGTTGCCGCTGGCCTGGTTCGGCGTCTTCATGGTCGCGCCCATGGGCATCCTGGTCGCAATGAGCTTCGCGACCCGGGGGCTTTACGGCAGGGTCGAGTGGACCCTGACTCACGAAAATTACCTGCGACTCTTCGACGGTCTTTACCTGCTCATCTTCGCGAAGAGTTTGGGGCTTGCGGCGGCGACGACGCTTCTGTGTTTGGTTCTTTCCATCCCGCTGGCGTGGGCGATCGCGACCCGCCCCGCGAGTCAGCGTCTGACCTGGCTGATCCTGCTCGCGTTGCCGTTCATGGTGAATCTGATCAGCCGCATTTACGCCATTCGCGGGGTGCTCGGGTATGATGGACCCCTCGCGTTTTTGGGGACTTGGATCGCGGCCGTGGGGGCCGAGTGGGGGCTGGTCCTCTACGGCATGGTTTCGAGCTACCTGATGTTCATGTTCTTTCCGGTCTACGTGGCGTTCGAAAAATTCGACTATCTGCAAATCGAAGCGGCGCAGGACTTGGGTGCGAGCTCATGGACGCAGCTTCGTCGCGTGATCTGGCCGCAGCTACGCAAACCCGTCGCGGCCGGCTCGGTGATGGTTTTTGTGCCGGCGCTGGGTGAGTTCGTCATTCCGGATCTGCTTGGCGGGGCTCGCTCGATGATGGCCGGGGGGCTGGTGACCGAGCAGTTCCTGAAAAGTCGCGATTGGCCGTTTGGCGCCGCACTGGCGGTGGTCCTTGTCGCGATCATGATCTTTTTCGTCGGGGCTTTCCGCCGCTGGGGAGAACGCGAATCATGA
- a CDS encoding ABC transporter ATP-binding protein encodes MIEIVSIRKNFVNSTTPVLNDISLRIESGEFFSLLGPSGCGKTTLLRILAGLEKPDAGKVLFNGRDITDLSPQERPFHMVFQRHALFPHLTVFENVAFGLRLQKLPPTEIRERVENALKMVKMTEFANRKPDSLSGGQSQRVALARAIAGRPQVILLDEPLSALDLKLRESMQLELRQLQKNLGITFVYITHDQQEAFSMSDRVAVMSEGRFEQISDPLSLYLQPQSLFSARFVGAAASLPLGVVSSQGAEQVEVDYRGRLLRGMPVGASREGQAYAVIRPECLTCGDSAAEGMNSLSAVVRQSTFRGGWIEVLLETEAGDALSFYRPVKAGGAGYQVGERVEVAFDPADTRIFWSATETVTARAAT; translated from the coding sequence ATGATCGAGATTGTTTCCATTCGGAAAAATTTTGTCAACTCTACGACTCCCGTGCTGAACGACATCAGCCTGCGGATCGAGTCTGGAGAGTTTTTCTCGCTGCTCGGGCCGTCGGGCTGCGGAAAAACGACGCTGCTGCGTATTCTCGCCGGGCTCGAGAAGCCGGATGCGGGAAAAGTGCTGTTCAATGGCCGTGACATCACGGACCTCAGCCCCCAAGAGCGCCCTTTCCACATGGTTTTCCAGCGTCACGCCCTGTTTCCGCACCTGACGGTGTTCGAGAACGTCGCGTTCGGCCTGCGTTTGCAAAAACTGCCCCCGACCGAGATCCGCGAGCGCGTGGAAAACGCGCTGAAGATGGTCAAAATGACCGAATTCGCGAATCGTAAACCCGACTCGCTTTCCGGCGGGCAAAGCCAGCGCGTGGCGCTGGCCCGGGCGATTGCGGGCCGTCCCCAGGTGATCCTCTTGGACGAGCCGCTGTCCGCGCTGGACTTAAAGCTGCGTGAATCCATGCAGTTGGAGCTTCGCCAATTGCAAAAAAATCTGGGTATCACCTTCGTTTACATCACGCACGATCAGCAGGAAGCCTTCTCGATGTCTGATCGCGTGGCGGTCATGAGCGAAGGCCGCTTCGAGCAGATCAGTGATCCGCTCTCGCTTTATCTGCAGCCGCAAAGCCTGTTCTCGGCCCGTTTCGTCGGAGCGGCTGCCAGTTTGCCGTTGGGCGTGGTGTCCTCGCAGGGCGCGGAGCAGGTCGAAGTGGATTATCGCGGTCGCCTTCTGCGCGGAATGCCGGTTGGCGCCAGCCGCGAGGGGCAGGCCTACGCGGTCATCCGCCCGGAATGCCTGACTTGCGGCGATTCCGCGGCCGAGGGGATGAACTCGCTGTCGGCCGTGGTTCGCCAGAGCACCTTCCGGGGCGGCTGGATCGAAGTTCTGCTGGAAACCGAAGCGGGCGACGCCCTGTCGTTTTACCGTCCCGTGAAGGCGGGGGGCGCCGGTTACCAAGTTGGTGAGCGCGTCGAAGTCGCGTTCGATCCGGCCGACACCCGCATTTTCTGGTCCGCGACCGAAACGGTCACGGCCCGGGCCGCCACATGA
- a CDS encoding spermidine/putrescine ABC transporter substrate-binding protein — MKNRVRDGFRKLFNFGNLGLLLALTLTACTGKSGEEKSAKRQLNLAIWGNYFEPGEEKRFEELTGIDVQITNYSSNEELLAKIQAGAGGIDVAVPSDYMVDILIKQGMLFPIEKSQIKHLSEIDPQYLKQAYDPENQFSLPYAWTTTGIAVHRDLFKGDVGSWKKLLESPELKGKVSMLDDTREAFAVALKILGFSVNEKDEAKIVQAKDYLVKIRPQVKAYRSDVIDLILRKEVAAAHAYGTEAVQAWKKSGGKIEYLLPEEGGTFSIDNMVILKSAENVQEAHALIDFFLTPETNVKFVERILAGPVLKKTRDMLPADLKNHPGLFPPTEALKKFERIEDIGEATRVYDRAWTELKSR, encoded by the coding sequence ATGAAAAATCGCGTGCGGGACGGCTTCAGAAAATTATTTAACTTCGGAAACCTGGGTTTGCTCCTCGCGCTCACGCTCACGGCGTGCACGGGCAAATCCGGCGAAGAAAAATCCGCCAAGCGCCAGCTTAATCTCGCCATCTGGGGCAACTACTTCGAGCCCGGCGAAGAAAAACGTTTCGAAGAGCTGACCGGCATCGACGTGCAGATCACCAACTACTCGTCGAACGAGGAGCTCCTGGCAAAGATCCAGGCCGGCGCGGGCGGCATCGACGTCGCCGTCCCTTCGGACTACATGGTCGATATCCTGATCAAACAAGGGATGCTCTTCCCGATCGAAAAATCGCAAATCAAACACCTGAGCGAGATCGACCCCCAGTACCTGAAACAAGCCTACGATCCCGAAAACCAGTTCTCGCTGCCCTACGCGTGGACCACGACCGGAATCGCCGTCCACCGGGATCTCTTCAAAGGCGACGTGGGTTCTTGGAAAAAACTTCTGGAATCCCCCGAGCTCAAAGGCAAAGTCTCGATGCTCGACGACACCCGCGAGGCCTTCGCGGTGGCGCTGAAAATCCTTGGCTTTTCGGTCAACGAAAAGGACGAAGCCAAGATCGTTCAGGCCAAGGATTACCTGGTCAAAATCCGCCCGCAGGTGAAGGCCTACCGCTCGGATGTCATCGACCTGATCCTACGCAAGGAGGTCGCGGCGGCGCACGCTTACGGCACCGAAGCGGTCCAAGCCTGGAAGAAGTCCGGCGGCAAGATCGAGTACCTCTTGCCGGAAGAGGGCGGTACTTTTTCGATCGACAACATGGTCATCCTGAAGTCGGCCGAAAACGTCCAAGAAGCCCACGCGCTGATCGACTTCTTCCTGACCCCCGAAACCAACGTGAAGTTCGTCGAGCGGATCCTGGCCGGCCCGGTTCTGAAAAAAACCCGCGACATGCTGCCCGCGGATCTGAAGAACCATCCCGGGCTTTTCCCGCCCACGGAGGCGCTGAAGAAGTTCGAACGTATCGAAGATATCGGCGAAGCCACGCGCGTGTATGATCGCGCGTGGACCGAGCTGAAGAGCCGGTGA
- a CDS encoding AgmX/PglI C-terminal domain-containing protein, giving the protein MKRAYALLLALSFFNPAPAAASTTLPRPGLTPTPEPASPPYLELLSTDLRTPKTLSHEATERVIRATLADLRACHRKHRPHLAGRRIAGRLHVTVGARGKVTSVRFESKDAVEDELRRCIADRVSRQRFPDPTAEAPADVSVTLTFTEE; this is encoded by the coding sequence ATGAAACGCGCCTACGCCCTGCTGCTCGCGCTGTCCTTCTTCAACCCCGCGCCTGCCGCCGCGTCCACGACGCTGCCGCGGCCGGGCCTCACGCCGACGCCGGAGCCCGCGTCGCCGCCCTATCTGGAACTTCTCAGTACCGATTTGCGGACTCCGAAAACCCTCAGCCACGAAGCCACCGAGAGGGTGATCCGCGCCACGCTCGCCGATCTGCGGGCCTGCCATCGCAAGCACCGCCCTCACCTTGCCGGTCGGCGGATCGCGGGACGCCTGCACGTCACCGTCGGAGCCCGAGGCAAAGTAACGAGCGTGCGTTTTGAATCGAAGGACGCGGTCGAAGACGAACTCCGTCGCTGCATCGCGGACCGCGTCTCGCGGCAGCGCTTTCCCGACCCGACGGCAGAAGCCCCCGCCGACGTGAGCGTGACGCTGACCTTCACCGAAGAATGA
- the rpoN gene encoding RNA polymerase factor sigma-54 encodes MKMSQTLRMTPQLQQAIKLLQLSRMELENAVRTELDENPILEETLDLKDEDKNRLKEADAEVTPASQDADQNPQRQDEFEWENYLDNNYKPPQQSGGGNEEIMNYENVISTQQTLFDHLMWQAKMFGFNDEELNLAEMLINYVDDDGYILTPLEEIAESEKVTVQDLEDVLPFVQEFDPPGVGARNLRECLLIQAKAVEEDTSDLVNLINNHLKDLEKKNYDGIAKAMGRDIREIADMCKIIFAMDPKPGRAYAVPDTHYVTPDVYVYKVGDDYVVSLNEDGLPRLKISNFYRNMLKGAGGDGTKTTQEYIQEKLKSAVWLIKSIHQRQRTIYRVTESIVKHQRDFLDKGSAFIKPMVLRDIANDIGMHESTVSRVTTNKYVHTHQGIFELKYFFNSGISTTDGESLASESVKLKIKELISKEDIKSPLSDQEIVDLLKKEGIQIARRTVAKYRDLLKILPSSRRKKLF; translated from the coding sequence ATGAAGATGAGCCAGACATTGAGGATGACTCCTCAATTGCAACAGGCCATCAAATTGCTCCAGCTGTCGCGCATGGAACTTGAAAATGCCGTTCGCACCGAGCTCGATGAAAACCCCATCCTGGAAGAAACCCTCGATCTCAAAGACGAGGACAAAAACCGTCTGAAAGAGGCGGACGCGGAAGTCACGCCCGCCAGCCAAGATGCGGATCAAAATCCGCAGCGTCAGGATGAGTTCGAGTGGGAAAACTACCTCGATAACAATTATAAACCGCCGCAACAGTCGGGTGGCGGTAACGAAGAGATCATGAACTATGAGAACGTGATCTCGACGCAACAGACGTTGTTCGATCACCTCATGTGGCAGGCGAAGATGTTCGGCTTCAACGATGAAGAGCTGAACCTCGCCGAGATGTTGATCAATTACGTCGATGACGACGGTTATATCCTGACCCCGCTGGAAGAGATCGCGGAAAGCGAAAAGGTCACCGTGCAGGATCTGGAAGACGTTCTTCCGTTCGTGCAAGAATTCGACCCTCCGGGCGTCGGCGCGCGCAATTTGCGCGAATGTCTGCTCATCCAGGCGAAAGCCGTCGAGGAAGACACGTCGGATCTGGTGAACCTGATCAACAATCACCTGAAAGATCTTGAGAAGAAAAATTACGACGGCATCGCGAAGGCGATGGGCCGCGATATTCGTGAAATCGCGGATATGTGTAAAATCATCTTCGCGATGGATCCCAAGCCGGGACGCGCTTACGCGGTTCCCGATACGCACTACGTGACGCCGGATGTGTACGTCTACAAAGTCGGCGATGACTACGTCGTTTCGCTGAACGAAGACGGTCTTCCGCGTCTGAAAATCTCGAACTTCTACCGCAACATGCTGAAAGGCGCGGGCGGGGACGGGACAAAGACGACTCAAGAGTACATCCAAGAGAAGTTGAAATCCGCCGTCTGGCTGATCAAATCGATCCACCAACGTCAGCGCACGATCTACCGGGTGACCGAGTCGATCGTGAAGCACCAGCGCGATTTCCTCGATAAGGGCTCGGCCTTCATCAAACCCATGGTTCTACGCGATATCGCGAACGACATCGGGATGCATGAGTCGACCGTTTCGCGGGTTACCACCAATAAATACGTTCACACCCACCAAGGGATTTTCGAGCTGAAGTACTTCTTCAATTCGGGGATTTCGACGACGGATGGCGAGTCGCTCGCTTCCGAGTCGGTGAAGCTCAAGATCAAAGAGCTGATCTCGAAGGAAGACATCAAGTCCCCCCTTTCGGATCAAGAGATCGTGGATCTGCTCAAGAAAGAGGGCATCCAGATCGCTCGCCGCACGGTCGCGAAATATCGCGATTTGCTGAAGATCTTGCCCTCGTCGCGCCGTAAAAAACTTTTCTAG
- the lptB gene encoding LPS export ABC transporter ATP-binding protein, producing the protein MSILKVEDISKSFKKRKVVQGVSFSVESGAVVGLLGPNGAGKTTSFYMVVGLVKPDSGDIVLDGESIGTEPMYRRARIGLSYLPQEASIFRKLTVTENLIVALEAQGLSGAEKKDKLEELLNDFRIQHIRDSFGYALSGGERRRVEIARSLAGSPKFLLLDEPFAGIDPIAVADIQEIIRQLKARGIGVLITDHNVRETLGICDFAYILKEGRIQVQGTSDEIANNELAKKFYLGENFKL; encoded by the coding sequence GTGAGTATCCTCAAGGTCGAAGACATCTCGAAAAGCTTTAAGAAGCGCAAAGTCGTTCAGGGCGTTTCGTTTTCCGTGGAGTCGGGGGCGGTCGTGGGACTGCTGGGCCCGAACGGCGCGGGCAAGACCACCAGCTTCTACATGGTCGTGGGGCTCGTGAAGCCCGACAGCGGGGACATCGTCCTGGATGGTGAGTCCATCGGCACCGAGCCCATGTACCGCCGCGCGCGCATCGGCCTGAGCTACCTGCCCCAAGAGGCGAGCATCTTCCGCAAGCTCACCGTGACCGAAAATCTGATCGTCGCGCTGGAAGCGCAGGGCCTCAGCGGCGCCGAAAAAAAGGACAAGCTCGAAGAGCTGCTGAACGATTTCCGTATCCAGCACATCCGCGATAGCTTCGGTTACGCCCTGTCGGGCGGTGAGCGCCGTCGGGTCGAGATCGCAAGATCGCTGGCGGGTTCACCAAAATTTCTTCTGTTGGACGAGCCTTTCGCCGGAATTGATCCCATCGCGGTCGCGGATATCCAAGAAATCATCCGTCAGCTCAAAGCACGCGGCATCGGCGTCCTGATTACCGACCACAATGTCCGTGAAACCTTGGGAATTTGCGATTTCGCCTATATCCTGAAAGAAGGCCGCATTCAGGTCCAGGGGACCTCGGATGAGATTGCGAACAACGAGCTGGCCAAAAAGTTCTACTTGGGCGAAAATTTTAAGTTATAG
- the lptC gene encoding LPS export ABC transporter periplasmic protein LptC, producing MTRIGQVIFALLLAAIFFQVLIGFPIHLEQAPEPDPLAQEVLSRPEQSQVMQKVHLVESREGNRDWELFADQATGSEGAGNWELQQVRVQFYSNQKMEFVVTGNRGRIDAKTRDLRIEGNVRTKSSNGYTFETSEMDYQAERRFLSSRSKVTVVGPKDEQGGQLHVTGGQLESRVDAEEILIKSGVTARRELGRGRSFSVQSGRLKLSGQNTSAHFTDQVRIEVDSMRIEGPEARFEYRSGTDFLRSVLIRGGVKVSDIDKYATAETVRFDPELNQFVLSGGPRLVQNQDEINGEQITFIDGGKKVKVESKK from the coding sequence ATGACCCGTATCGGACAAGTCATCTTTGCTCTTTTGCTCGCGGCGATTTTTTTTCAGGTTTTGATCGGCTTTCCGATCCACCTGGAGCAAGCGCCCGAGCCTGATCCCCTCGCGCAAGAAGTTCTCTCTCGACCCGAGCAATCCCAAGTCATGCAGAAGGTTCACCTCGTGGAAAGCCGTGAAGGCAATCGCGATTGGGAGCTTTTCGCCGATCAAGCCACGGGCTCGGAGGGCGCAGGCAATTGGGAGCTGCAGCAGGTCCGCGTGCAGTTCTATTCGAATCAAAAAATGGAGTTCGTCGTCACCGGCAATCGCGGACGGATCGACGCCAAAACGCGGGATCTGCGGATTGAAGGCAATGTCCGCACGAAATCCTCGAATGGCTATACTTTCGAAACCAGTGAAATGGATTATCAAGCCGAGCGGCGTTTTCTTTCCAGTCGCTCGAAGGTCACCGTCGTCGGCCCGAAGGATGAGCAGGGCGGCCAGCTTCATGTGACCGGTGGTCAGCTGGAGTCGCGCGTCGACGCGGAAGAAATTCTGATTAAGAGCGGCGTCACCGCGCGCCGGGAGTTGGGACGGGGGCGCTCATTTTCCGTCCAGTCGGGGCGCTTGAAACTCAGTGGGCAGAATACCTCGGCGCATTTTACCGATCAGGTCCGGATCGAGGTCGACTCGATGCGAATCGAGGGGCCCGAGGCCCGTTTTGAATATCGCTCCGGAACGGATTTTCTGCGCTCCGTGTTGATTCGCGGGGGCGTTAAAGTCAGCGATATCGACAAATATGCCACCGCTGAAACCGTGCGTTTTGACCCCGAGCTGAATCAGTTTGTACTGTCGGGAGGGCCTCGTCTGGTGCAGAATCAAGACGAGATCAACGGTGAGCAGATCACGTTCATCGATGGCGGCAAAAAAGTGAAAGTGGAAAGTAAGAAGTGA
- a CDS encoding biopolymer transporter ExbD codes for MAIHRPGEKFRYHRLLSRRGGKREMVAALSLTAMVDMFTVLVIFLLQSYSSTGEIIYIPKEVTLPKATEIKELKPAVVVTISTKELLIDKTPVMTFDAVRTQEDWLLQPLSEPLKKAIELAKQKHEAKLGNQLRQAIQPPTAPGEPVPDEPTPWSKITVQADKGIDFLTVKKVMYTVTEAGASEINFAVMKRSDTE; via the coding sequence ATGGCAATCCATCGTCCAGGCGAAAAATTCCGCTACCACCGTTTGCTGTCTCGTCGGGGCGGCAAGCGCGAAATGGTCGCTGCGCTGTCGCTGACGGCGATGGTCGACATGTTCACGGTGCTCGTGATCTTCCTGCTGCAGAGCTACTCGTCCACGGGCGAGATCATCTACATCCCGAAGGAAGTTACGCTGCCGAAGGCCACCGAAATCAAAGAACTGAAACCCGCGGTCGTCGTCACGATTTCCACCAAGGAACTCTTGATCGACAAAACGCCGGTGATGACGTTCGATGCCGTGCGCACCCAGGAAGACTGGCTGCTGCAACCCCTGTCCGAGCCGCTGAAAAAAGCGATCGAGTTGGCCAAGCAAAAGCACGAAGCGAAACTGGGCAATCAGCTTCGTCAGGCGATTCAACCGCCGACGGCGCCGGGTGAGCCGGTTCCCGACGAGCCCACGCCCTGGAGCAAAATCACCGTTCAAGCCGATAAAGGGATCGATTTCTTGACCGTCAAGAAGGTCATGTATACGGTCACCGAGGCTGGCGCGAGCGAAATCAATTTCGCGGTCATGAAGCGGAGCGATACCGAGTAA
- a CDS encoding biopolymer transporter ExbD has product MSEVQESGGGRKKTFEPNLVPFIDLMSVLITFLLLTAVWTQVSMIQIGTSIYGKKTENSPPPPVPEEADVPLRLDVRPNGYVLVLAKNTYQIPKLGEQYDDVALKQQLDYAKQQYPNKKDGAVAMSDELPYEYLIKAMDVMIQAQFPQISVLTGGPN; this is encoded by the coding sequence ATGTCAGAAGTTCAGGAATCCGGCGGGGGACGAAAGAAGACATTCGAACCGAACCTCGTCCCCTTCATCGACTTGATGTCCGTCCTCATCACGTTCCTGCTGCTGACCGCGGTGTGGACGCAAGTTTCGATGATCCAGATCGGTACTTCCATTTACGGGAAGAAAACGGAGAATTCTCCTCCTCCGCCTGTTCCCGAGGAAGCGGACGTGCCGCTGCGTTTGGACGTGCGTCCGAACGGATACGTTTTGGTGCTCGCGAAGAACACGTACCAGATTCCTAAATTGGGTGAACAATACGACGATGTCGCGCTGAAACAGCAGCTCGACTACGCCAAACAACAGTACCCGAACAAAAAAGACGGTGCGGTGGCGATGTCGGATGAACTTCCCTACGAGTATTTGATCAAAGCGATGGATGTCATGATCCAAGCGCAGTTCCCGCAAATTTCCGTCCTCACAGGGGGCCCGAACTAG